In Bacteroides coprosuis DSM 18011, the following are encoded in one genomic region:
- a CDS encoding hypothetical protein (KEGG: bth:BT_3243 hypothetical protein~SPTR: Putative uncharacterized protein;~IMG reference gene:2504107449) → MKKINIFLLILLTFTIQSCLKDDEDKFPVSAAERMEQRLIENETTLLSASNGWLMKYYPQEDLKYGGYTFFVKFKDENKVDVMSERGGSEKIVESFYSLTGDNGPVLRFDTHNDLFHYFAEPKNPDGIGPADSGMQGDYEFMILEATPEKIVMKGKKTGNIIIMVPVDENVSWSEKMGTIIGTGDHFLDYIAFICSYNGNESDVSISYRTLTFSALEEGGSSQFASFIVTEDGIELHDPIKIGSVDVSSFKWITEANHFLNEETGAILTPTAPPLSVQVLSSSWYFAYSGTEGLMKQVWDVVKGAGLDPNGITLGAMYLGAVSGDYALAYIAKKPNESFAMGAFFINTEVVDGNTLMIAPTGYIGGTANEYYSKYFFKLFFQAIGGTYKLTSDDPLKPTWIRFENTEEPTIAFTLYKEFIEMPYDN, encoded by the coding sequence ATGAAAAAGATAAATATATTTCTATTAATACTTCTCACTTTTACCATTCAATCTTGTCTGAAGGATGATGAGGATAAATTCCCTGTCTCTGCCGCAGAAAGAATGGAGCAGAGATTGATAGAAAATGAAACAACTTTACTTTCTGCTTCAAATGGGTGGTTAATGAAATACTATCCACAGGAAGATTTAAAATATGGTGGATATACATTCTTTGTTAAGTTTAAAGATGAAAACAAAGTAGATGTAATGTCAGAAAGAGGTGGAAGTGAAAAAATAGTTGAAAGCTTCTATTCTTTAACAGGTGATAATGGTCCTGTGTTACGATTTGATACTCACAATGACTTATTTCACTACTTTGCTGAGCCTAAGAACCCCGATGGTATTGGTCCAGCTGATAGTGGTATGCAAGGTGATTATGAATTTATGATACTTGAGGCTACTCCTGAAAAAATAGTAATGAAAGGAAAGAAGACAGGAAACATTATAATTATGGTCCCTGTGGACGAAAATGTTTCTTGGTCTGAAAAGATGGGTACTATAATCGGTACAGGAGATCACTTTTTAGATTATATTGCTTTTATATGTTCATATAATGGAAATGAATCAGATGTTTCTATAAGTTATAGAACACTTACGTTCTCGGCTTTAGAAGAAGGAGGATCAAGTCAATTTGCTTCTTTTATAGTGACTGAGGACGGAATAGAGTTGCATGATCCTATTAAAATAGGTTCAGTTGATGTTTCCTCTTTTAAATGGATAACAGAGGCAAATCACTTCCTAAATGAGGAAACTGGGGCTATTTTAACTCCAACTGCTCCGCCACTAAGTGTTCAAGTTCTAAGTTCAAGTTGGTATTTTGCTTATAGTGGAACTGAAGGATTAATGAAACAGGTGTGGGATGTTGTAAAAGGCGCAGGTCTTGACCCTAATGGAATTACTCTAGGGGCTATGTATCTAGGTGCTGTTAGTGGAGATTACGCACTTGCTTATATTGCTAAAAAACCTAATGAGAGTTTTGCTATGGGAGCTTTCTTTATTAATACAGAAGTAGTTGATGGAAATACTTTAATGATTGCACCTACTGGATATATCGGAGGAACGGCAAATGAATATTATTCAAAGTATTTCTTTAAACTTTTCTTCCAAGCTATAGGTGGAACATACAAACTGACATCAGATGATCCATTGAAACCAACATGGATACGATTTGAAAATACTGAAGAACCAACAATAGCCTTTACGCTCTATAAAGAGTTTATTGAAATGCCATACGATAATTAA
- a CDS encoding hypothetical protein (KEGG: bth:BT_3237 hypothetical protein~SPTR: Putative uncharacterized protein;~IMG reference gene:2504107450), giving the protein MKKLKIYSLLLLAIFFISSCSEDSLSGTSVIKDPQTKSNEFDEWILNNYIEVYNIDFKYRMEDIESDMNYNLVPADYHNSIIMANLVRYLCLETYDKITGSTEFIRTYFPKIVALIGSPAYKNNGHMVLGTAEGGRKITLYNINLMNMNDIAQLNSWYFQTVHHEFAHILHQTKPYTTDFNEISGADYVTDSWSDKDLKQALQAGFITPYASSAVDEDFVELIATYLTSTQEVWDGFFEVAGETGQPILRAKFDIVVNYLKDSWDINITDLRDEIAKRIDEMDEHDFTQLQ; this is encoded by the coding sequence ATGAAAAAGTTAAAAATATATTCCCTCTTACTCCTAGCTATATTCTTTATCTCTAGTTGTTCTGAAGATAGCTTAAGTGGTACGAGTGTAATAAAAGACCCACAAACAAAATCTAATGAATTTGATGAATGGATTTTGAATAATTATATAGAGGTCTATAATATAGATTTTAAATATAGAATGGAGGATATTGAATCTGATATGAACTATAATTTAGTTCCAGCAGATTATCATAACTCTATTATTATGGCTAATCTAGTGAGATATCTTTGCCTAGAAACTTATGATAAAATAACTGGTAGCACAGAGTTCATTAGAACCTATTTTCCTAAAATAGTAGCATTAATTGGATCTCCTGCTTATAAAAATAATGGCCATATGGTTCTTGGTACAGCAGAAGGGGGACGTAAGATTACTCTTTATAATATTAATCTTATGAATATGAATGATATTGCTCAACTAAATAGTTGGTACTTCCAAACTGTTCATCATGAGTTTGCTCATATCCTGCATCAAACAAAACCATATACAACTGATTTTAATGAAATTAGTGGTGCTGATTATGTGACTGATAGCTGGAGTGATAAGGACCTCAAACAAGCCCTTCAAGCAGGCTTTATAACTCCTTATGCTTCTAGTGCAGTAGATGAGGATTTTGTTGAACTTATAGCTACTTACCTTACTTCAACTCAAGAGGTATGGGATGGTTTCTTTGAAGTAGCAGGTGAAACAGGACAACCTATTCTTCGTGCAAAATTTGATATTGTAGTCAACTATTTAAAAGATAGTTGGGACATCAACATTACTGATTTACGTGATGAAATAGCAAAACGTATTGACGAAATGGATGAACATGATTTCACTCAACTGCAATAA
- a CDS encoding hypothetical protein (KEGG: bth:BT_3238 hypothetical protein~SPTR: Putative uncharacterized protein;~IMG reference gene:2504107451~PFAM: SusD family) codes for MKKIKYILMGLAVLGLASCNSYLDTMPDNRAEIDSPEKVRKLLVTAYPSTSYIATCEISSDNVDYMGASNPYGSIFSDQLFNWEDVTEFDNDGPRMVWSSCYTAISSANHAIDAINALGSPQELRGALGEALLCRAYSHFLLVNMFSLHYSEEFSENDLGIHYMIEAETTLDPKYERESVKSNYTDIENDIEEGLKLIKEASYDIPKYHFNVKAAYAFATRFYLYKGDMDKVIEYASEVLGAAPLGMLRDNAYLATLPQDGGATAIEFVSPSMKSNLLLLAATSNLGYIYGPYYTESRYTHNKLLTDTETYGVKRTPWKEFSEDAIKKVYHVRYRHYGGTNLDKVIMPRNPFFFEYTDPVAGVGYRKTVFPAFTTDEALLSRAEAYVRTKQYGLAVQDINLWLQAYVKDYVAVKEDDIVKWAQSYEYYTPDKPTPKKALNPDFTIEQGKQEEILQYVLYLRRFETLQLGLRWFDIKRYGMTITRRLIEGGKIASVLPLTLEKRDNRFAFQLPSEVITAGMTPNPR; via the coding sequence ATGAAAAAAATTAAATATATATTAATGGGCTTAGCTGTCCTCGGTCTTGCGAGTTGCAATTCCTACTTGGACACTATGCCAGATAATAGAGCCGAAATAGATTCCCCTGAAAAGGTGAGAAAATTACTTGTAACGGCTTATCCATCGACATCATATATAGCAACTTGCGAAATATCATCGGATAATGTGGATTATATGGGAGCAAGTAATCCTTACGGTTCTATTTTCTCAGATCAACTATTTAACTGGGAAGACGTGACCGAGTTTGATAATGATGGTCCTAGAATGGTATGGAGTAGCTGTTATACAGCAATATCTTCGGCCAATCATGCCATAGATGCGATCAATGCACTGGGATCGCCTCAAGAACTAAGGGGAGCTTTGGGTGAAGCGTTATTGTGTAGAGCTTATTCTCATTTTCTATTAGTGAATATGTTTAGCTTACATTATAGTGAAGAGTTTTCTGAAAATGATTTAGGTATTCACTATATGATAGAAGCTGAAACCACTTTAGACCCTAAGTATGAAAGAGAATCAGTAAAATCGAATTATACTGATATTGAAAATGATATAGAGGAAGGTTTAAAGCTTATTAAAGAGGCTTCATATGATATACCTAAGTATCATTTCAATGTGAAAGCAGCTTATGCTTTTGCAACTCGTTTTTATCTCTATAAAGGAGATATGGATAAAGTTATAGAATATGCTTCAGAAGTATTAGGGGCAGCTCCATTGGGAATGCTTAGAGATAATGCTTATTTAGCTACTTTACCTCAAGATGGTGGAGCTACTGCTATAGAGTTTGTATCTCCAAGCATGAAATCTAATTTGCTATTATTAGCAGCTACTTCTAACTTGGGATATATATATGGTCCTTATTACACAGAATCTAGATATACTCATAATAAATTATTAACAGATACTGAAACTTATGGGGTAAAACGAACTCCATGGAAAGAATTTAGTGAAGATGCCATTAAAAAAGTATATCATGTAAGATATAGGCATTATGGGGGTACAAATCTAGATAAAGTGATTATGCCACGTAATCCTTTCTTCTTTGAATATACAGATCCTGTTGCAGGTGTAGGTTACCGAAAAACTGTCTTCCCTGCATTTACTACTGATGAGGCTCTACTCTCAAGAGCAGAAGCTTATGTGAGAACTAAACAATACGGCTTGGCTGTGCAAGATATCAACTTATGGTTACAAGCTTATGTTAAAGACTATGTAGCTGTTAAAGAAGATGATATTGTTAAATGGGCACAAAGCTATGAGTATTATACTCCTGATAAGCCAACTCCAAAGAAAGCACTTAATCCCGATTTTACAATTGAGCAAGGTAAACAAGAAGAAATTTTGCAATATGTGTTGTATTTAAGACGTTTTGAAACTCTTCAATTAGGATTGCGTTGGTTTGATATTAAACGATATGGTATGACGATTACTAGGAGATTAATTGAGGGTGGTAAAATAGCCTCTGTGTTGCCTCTAACTTTAGAAAAGAGGGATAATCGATTTGCTTTTCAATTGCCATCTGAAGTAATTACAGCAGGTATGACTCCTAACCCTAGATAA